Proteins encoded within one genomic window of Equus przewalskii isolate Varuska chromosome 3, EquPr2, whole genome shotgun sequence:
- the AASDH gene encoding beta-alanine-activating enzyme isoform X3 produces the protein MKKCNLKYILVEKQQINKFKSSYEMLLNYDTFTVEHNDIVLFRLHWKNVEVSLMLNERKEKYEKEKMTNSTSSENSNEEKSEEHMDARLKHCLAYVLHTSGTTGKPKIVRVPHACIVPNIQHFRVLFEITQDDVLFLASPLTFDPSVVEIFVALSSGASLLIVPTSVKVIPSKLAAVLFSHHRVTVLQATPTLLRRFGSQLIKSTVLSTSTSLRVLALGGEAFPSLTVLKSWRGVGNKTQIFNIYGITEVSSWATFYRIPEKTLNSTLKCELPVQLGFPLLGTVVEVRDTDGFAIQEGDGQVFLGGRNRVCFLDDEVTVPLGTMRATGDFVTVKDGEIFFLGRKDSQIKRHGKRLNIELVQQVAEGLQEVESCAVTWYNQEKLILFMVSKNDLVKDYIFEELQKHLPSHAIPDELVLIDSLPFTSHGKIDVSELNKIYLNYINLKSECKLNGKEELWEKLQHLWKSILSLSEDPLRIPDESLFLNSGGDSLKSIRLLNEIEKLVGTSVPGLLEIILNSSILEIYNHIVQTVFPDEDLTFSKNYATKRKFSDINQETSGKSLHQNSVMPLNCDKKINAFIALSRGGQILSVNTTRPLTKLGHCPSACSSDLISQTNTQNVESLNPPALSGKSKDPSCVAEFFSEEGTPVIEAEKMELCVRWMSDTGKCVDASPLVVIPAVDKSSATVYIGSHSHRMMAVDLYSGKVKWEQILGDRVESSACVSKCGNFIVVGCYNGLVYVLKSSSGEKYWTFTTEDAVKSSATMDPTTGLLYIGSHDQHAYALDIYKKKCVWKLKCGATVFSSPCLSLTPHHLYFATLGGLLLAVNPATGNRIWKHSCGKPLFSSPRCCLQYICIGCVDGNLLCFTHFGEQVWQFCTSEPIFSSPCTSASEQEIFFGSHDCFIYCCNTKGHLQWKFETTSRVYSTPFNFHNYNRSDEMLLAAASTDGKLWILESKSGQLQSVYRLPGEVFSSPVVWESMLIIGCRNNYVYCLDLLGGNQK, from the exons atgaaaaaatgtaatttaaagtaTATCCTtgttgaaaaacagcaaattaat AAATTCAAATCTTCCTATGAAATGTTATTGAACTATGATACGTTTACAGTAGAACATAATGACATAGTACTCTTCAGACTTCACTGGAAAAATGTTGAGGTGAGCttgatgctaaatgaaagaaaagagaaatatgaaaaagaaaaaatgacaaacagCACAAGTTCTGAGAACAGCAATGAAGAAAAGTCAGAAGAGCACATGGATGCGAGGCTAAAGCATTGCTTAGCTTATGTTCTCCATACATCAGGCACTACGGGGAAACCTAAGATTGTCAGAGTGCCTCATGCATGTATAGTGCCAAACATTCAGCATTTTCG GGTACTTTTTGAGATCACACAAGATGatgttttgtttctggcttcaCCTCTGACCTTTGATCCTTCTGTTGTGGAAATATTTGTTGCTTTGTCAAGTGGTGCCTCTCTGCTTATTGTACCAACTTCTGTCAAGGTGATCCCATCAAAATTAGCTGCTGTTCTCTTTTCCCATCACAGAGTGACTGTTTTGCAG GCAACACCAACATTGCTTAGAAGATTTGGATCTCAGCTTATCAAGTCAACTGTTCTATCAACTAGTACTTCTCTTCGAGTATTAGCCCTTGGTGGTGAAGCATTTCCATCATTGACTGTTCTCAAAAGCTGGAGAGGAGTAGgcaataaaacacaaatatttaatatttatggtATCACAGAGGTATCAAGTTGGGCGACTTTTTACAGGATTCCAGAGAAGACTCTTAACTCTACTTTGAA ATGTGAATTGCCTGTACAACTGGGATTTCCGCTGCTTGGAACAGTAGTTGAAGTTAGAGATACTGATGGTTTCGCAATTCAAGAAGGCGATGGCCAAGTATTTTTag GTGGGAGAAACAGAGTATGTTTTCTTGATGACGAAGTGACAGTACCACTTGGCACAATGCGAGCCACAGGAGACTTTGTGACTGTGAAAGATGGAGAGATATTTTTCTTGGGACGAAAGGACAGTCAGATTAAACGTCATGGCAAACGTCTTAACATTGAACTTGTGCAACAG GTTGCTGAAGGTCTCCAGGAAGTGGAGTCTTGTGCAGTTACATGGTATAATCAGGAAAAATTAATTCTGTTCATGGTGTCCAAAAATGATTTAGTAAAGGATTACATCTTTGAAGAACTGCAGAAACATCTTCCAAGTCATGCAATCCCGGATGAGCTTGTGTTGATTGATTCTCTGCCATTTACATCTCATG GCAAAATTGATGTTTCTGAGTTAAACAAGATTTATTTAAACTACATAAACTTGAAGTCTGAGTGTAAGCTCAATGGAAAAGAGGAACTTTGGGAAAAATTACAGCATTTGTGGAAG TCTATTCTGAGTCTCTCAGAAGATCCTTTGAGGATTCCTGATGAGTCACTCTTCTTAAATAGTGGTGGAGATTCCTTAAAGTCCATACGGCTCCTCAATGAGATTGAAAAACTTGTTGGCACATCAGTACCTGGGCTTCTGGAAATTATTCTTAACAGTTCCATTTTAGAGATTTACAATCACATCGTTCAAACAGTATTTCCAGATGAAGATCTGACATTTAGCAAGAATTAtgccacaaaaagaaaattcagcgACATTAATCAAGAGACCAGTGGAAAATCTTTACATCAGAACTCTGTCATGCCTTTAAATTGTGACAAGAAGATAAATGCTTTTATTGCACTGAGCAGAGGGGGTCAGATTTTGTCTGTGAATACTACGAGGCCTTTAACTAAGTTAGGACATTGCCCTTCAGCCTGTTCTTCTGATTTAATTTCACAGACTAACACTCAAAATGTAGAAAGCTTAAATCCTCCAGCTCTTAGTGGGAAATCAAAAGATCCATCCTGTGTTGCAGAATTCTTTTCTGAAGAGGGAACACCTGTGATAGAGGCTGAGAAGATGGAGTTATGTGTGAGGTGGATGTCAGACACAGGCAAATGTGTAGATGCTTCACCTCTGGTTGTAATACCAGCTGTTGATAAGTCATCTGCAACTGTGTACATTGGCTCCCATTCTCACAGAATGATGGCAGTTGACCTTTACTCTGGGAAGGTGAAATGGGAACAGATTTTGGGAGATCGAGTTGAATCCTCAGCATGTGTATCTAAGTGTGGAAACTTTATTGTAGTAG GCTGTTATAACGGGTTAGTTTATGTTCTGAAAAGTAGTAGTGGAGAAAAATACTGGACATTTACTACTGAGGATGCTGTCAAAAGCTCAGCAACCATGGATCCAACCACAGGACTCCTTTACATTGGATCTCATGACCAGCATGCATATGCTTTGGATATTTAT AAAAAGAAGTGTGTTTGGAAGTTAAAATGTGGAGCGactgtcttttcttctccttgtttgAGCCTGACTCCACATCACTTGTATTTTGCTACTCTGGGAGGACTTTTACTGGCTGTAAATCCT GCTACTGGGAACAGAATTTGGAAACATTCCTGTGGAAAAccactcttctcttctccacGGTGTTGCCTACAGTATATTTGTATTGGCTGTGTAGATGGAAATTTACTGTGCTTTACTCACTTTGGAGAACAG GTTTGGCAGTTCTGTACCAGTGAACCAATCTTTTCATCCCCATGTACCTCAGCATCAgagcaagaaatattttttggttCCCATGACTGCTTTATCTACTGTTGTAATACAAAAGGTCACCTCCAATGGAAATTTGAAACTACTTCAAGGGTATATTCAACACCGTTTAATTTCCATAACTACAACCGTAGTGATGAAATGTTGCTGGCAGCAGCTTCTACTGATGGGAAACTGTGGATCTTGGAATCTAAAAGTGGGCAATTGCAAAGTGTGTATAGACTTCCTGGAGAAGTCTTTTCTTCTCCTGTGGTATGGGAGTCAATGCTTATTATTGGATGTagaaataattatgtttattGTCTGGATTTATTGGGTGGCAATCAAAAATAA
- the AASDH gene encoding beta-alanine-activating enzyme isoform X7, with the protein MRATGDFVTVKDGEIFFLGRKDSQIKRHGKRLNIELVQQVAEGLQEVESCAVTWYNQEKLILFMVSKNDLVKDYIFEELQKHLPSHAIPDELVLIDSLPFTSHGKIDVSELNKIYLNYINLKSECKLNGKEELWEKLQHLWKSILSLSEDPLRIPDESLFLNSGGDSLKSIRLLNEIEKLVGTSVPGLLEIILNSSILEIYNHIVQTVFPDEDLTFSKNYATKRKFSDINQETSGKSLHQNSVMPLNCDKKINAFIALSRGGQILSVNTTRPLTKLGHCPSACSSDLISQTNTQNVESLNPPALSGKSKDPSCVAEFFSEEGTPVIEAEKMELCVRWMSDTGKCVDASPLVVIPAVDKSSATVYIGSHSHRMMAVDLYSGKVKWEQILGDRVESSACVSKCGNFIVVGCYNGLVYVLKSSSGEKYWTFTTEDAVKSSATMDPTTGLLYIGSHDQHAYALDIYKKKCVWKLKCGATVFSSPCLSLTPHHLYFATLGGLLLAVNPATGNRIWKHSCGKPLFSSPRCCLQYICIGCVDGNLLCFTHFGEQVWQFCTSEPIFSSPCTSASEQEIFFGSHDCFIYCCNTKGHLQWKFETTSRVYSTPFNFHNYNRSDEMLLAAASTDGKLWILESKSGQLQSVYRLPGEVFSSPVVWESMLIIGCRNNYVYCLDLLGGNQK; encoded by the exons ATGCGAGCCACAGGAGACTTTGTGACTGTGAAAGATGGAGAGATATTTTTCTTGGGACGAAAGGACAGTCAGATTAAACGTCATGGCAAACGTCTTAACATTGAACTTGTGCAACAG GTTGCTGAAGGTCTCCAGGAAGTGGAGTCTTGTGCAGTTACATGGTATAATCAGGAAAAATTAATTCTGTTCATGGTGTCCAAAAATGATTTAGTAAAGGATTACATCTTTGAAGAACTGCAGAAACATCTTCCAAGTCATGCAATCCCGGATGAGCTTGTGTTGATTGATTCTCTGCCATTTACATCTCATG GCAAAATTGATGTTTCTGAGTTAAACAAGATTTATTTAAACTACATAAACTTGAAGTCTGAGTGTAAGCTCAATGGAAAAGAGGAACTTTGGGAAAAATTACAGCATTTGTGGAAG TCTATTCTGAGTCTCTCAGAAGATCCTTTGAGGATTCCTGATGAGTCACTCTTCTTAAATAGTGGTGGAGATTCCTTAAAGTCCATACGGCTCCTCAATGAGATTGAAAAACTTGTTGGCACATCAGTACCTGGGCTTCTGGAAATTATTCTTAACAGTTCCATTTTAGAGATTTACAATCACATCGTTCAAACAGTATTTCCAGATGAAGATCTGACATTTAGCAAGAATTAtgccacaaaaagaaaattcagcgACATTAATCAAGAGACCAGTGGAAAATCTTTACATCAGAACTCTGTCATGCCTTTAAATTGTGACAAGAAGATAAATGCTTTTATTGCACTGAGCAGAGGGGGTCAGATTTTGTCTGTGAATACTACGAGGCCTTTAACTAAGTTAGGACATTGCCCTTCAGCCTGTTCTTCTGATTTAATTTCACAGACTAACACTCAAAATGTAGAAAGCTTAAATCCTCCAGCTCTTAGTGGGAAATCAAAAGATCCATCCTGTGTTGCAGAATTCTTTTCTGAAGAGGGAACACCTGTGATAGAGGCTGAGAAGATGGAGTTATGTGTGAGGTGGATGTCAGACACAGGCAAATGTGTAGATGCTTCACCTCTGGTTGTAATACCAGCTGTTGATAAGTCATCTGCAACTGTGTACATTGGCTCCCATTCTCACAGAATGATGGCAGTTGACCTTTACTCTGGGAAGGTGAAATGGGAACAGATTTTGGGAGATCGAGTTGAATCCTCAGCATGTGTATCTAAGTGTGGAAACTTTATTGTAGTAG GCTGTTATAACGGGTTAGTTTATGTTCTGAAAAGTAGTAGTGGAGAAAAATACTGGACATTTACTACTGAGGATGCTGTCAAAAGCTCAGCAACCATGGATCCAACCACAGGACTCCTTTACATTGGATCTCATGACCAGCATGCATATGCTTTGGATATTTAT AAAAAGAAGTGTGTTTGGAAGTTAAAATGTGGAGCGactgtcttttcttctccttgtttgAGCCTGACTCCACATCACTTGTATTTTGCTACTCTGGGAGGACTTTTACTGGCTGTAAATCCT GCTACTGGGAACAGAATTTGGAAACATTCCTGTGGAAAAccactcttctcttctccacGGTGTTGCCTACAGTATATTTGTATTGGCTGTGTAGATGGAAATTTACTGTGCTTTACTCACTTTGGAGAACAG GTTTGGCAGTTCTGTACCAGTGAACCAATCTTTTCATCCCCATGTACCTCAGCATCAgagcaagaaatattttttggttCCCATGACTGCTTTATCTACTGTTGTAATACAAAAGGTCACCTCCAATGGAAATTTGAAACTACTTCAAGGGTATATTCAACACCGTTTAATTTCCATAACTACAACCGTAGTGATGAAATGTTGCTGGCAGCAGCTTCTACTGATGGGAAACTGTGGATCTTGGAATCTAAAAGTGGGCAATTGCAAAGTGTGTATAGACTTCCTGGAGAAGTCTTTTCTTCTCCTGTGGTATGGGAGTCAATGCTTATTATTGGATGTagaaataattatgtttattGTCTGGATTTATTGGGTGGCAATCAAAAATAA
- the AASDH gene encoding beta-alanine-activating enzyme isoform X4: MKKCNLKYILVEKQQINKFKSSYEMLLNYDTFTVEHNDIVLFRLHWKNVEVSLMLNERKEKYEKEKMTNSTSSENSNEEKSEEHMDARLKHCLAYVLHTSGTTGKPKIVRVPHACIVPNIQHFRVLFEITQDDVLFLASPLTFDPSVVEIFVALSSGASLLIVPTSVKATPTLLRRFGSQLIKSTVLSTSTSLRVLALGGEAFPSLTVLKSWRGVGNKTQIFNIYGITEVSSWATFYRIPEKTLNSTLKCELPVQLGFPLLGTVVEVRDTDGFAIQEGDGQVFLGGRNRVCFLDDEVTVPLGTMRATGDFVTVKDGEIFFLGRKDSQIKRHGKRLNIELVQQVAEGLQEVESCAVTWYNQEKLILFMVSKNDLVKDYIFEELQKHLPSHAIPDELVLIDSLPFTSHGKIDVSELNKIYLNYINLKSECKLNGKEELWEKLQHLWKSILSLSEDPLRIPDESLFLNSGGDSLKSIRLLNEIEKLVGTSVPGLLEIILNSSILEIYNHIVQTVFPDEDLTFSKNYATKRKFSDINQETSGKSLHQNSVMPLNCDKKINAFIALSRGGQILSVNTTRPLTKLGHCPSACSSDLISQTNTQNVESLNPPALSGKSKDPSCVAEFFSEEGTPVIEAEKMELCVRWMSDTGKCVDASPLVVIPAVDKSSATVYIGSHSHRMMAVDLYSGKVKWEQILGDRVESSACVSKCGNFIVVGCYNGLVYVLKSSSGEKYWTFTTEDAVKSSATMDPTTGLLYIGSHDQHAYALDIYKKKCVWKLKCGATVFSSPCLSLTPHHLYFATLGGLLLAVNPATGNRIWKHSCGKPLFSSPRCCLQYICIGCVDGNLLCFTHFGEQVWQFCTSEPIFSSPCTSASEQEIFFGSHDCFIYCCNTKGHLQWKFETTSRVYSTPFNFHNYNRSDEMLLAAASTDGKLWILESKSGQLQSVYRLPGEVFSSPVVWESMLIIGCRNNYVYCLDLLGGNQK, translated from the exons atgaaaaaatgtaatttaaagtaTATCCTtgttgaaaaacagcaaattaat AAATTCAAATCTTCCTATGAAATGTTATTGAACTATGATACGTTTACAGTAGAACATAATGACATAGTACTCTTCAGACTTCACTGGAAAAATGTTGAGGTGAGCttgatgctaaatgaaagaaaagagaaatatgaaaaagaaaaaatgacaaacagCACAAGTTCTGAGAACAGCAATGAAGAAAAGTCAGAAGAGCACATGGATGCGAGGCTAAAGCATTGCTTAGCTTATGTTCTCCATACATCAGGCACTACGGGGAAACCTAAGATTGTCAGAGTGCCTCATGCATGTATAGTGCCAAACATTCAGCATTTTCG GGTACTTTTTGAGATCACACAAGATGatgttttgtttctggcttcaCCTCTGACCTTTGATCCTTCTGTTGTGGAAATATTTGTTGCTTTGTCAAGTGGTGCCTCTCTGCTTATTGTACCAACTTCTGTCAAG GCAACACCAACATTGCTTAGAAGATTTGGATCTCAGCTTATCAAGTCAACTGTTCTATCAACTAGTACTTCTCTTCGAGTATTAGCCCTTGGTGGTGAAGCATTTCCATCATTGACTGTTCTCAAAAGCTGGAGAGGAGTAGgcaataaaacacaaatatttaatatttatggtATCACAGAGGTATCAAGTTGGGCGACTTTTTACAGGATTCCAGAGAAGACTCTTAACTCTACTTTGAA ATGTGAATTGCCTGTACAACTGGGATTTCCGCTGCTTGGAACAGTAGTTGAAGTTAGAGATACTGATGGTTTCGCAATTCAAGAAGGCGATGGCCAAGTATTTTTag GTGGGAGAAACAGAGTATGTTTTCTTGATGACGAAGTGACAGTACCACTTGGCACAATGCGAGCCACAGGAGACTTTGTGACTGTGAAAGATGGAGAGATATTTTTCTTGGGACGAAAGGACAGTCAGATTAAACGTCATGGCAAACGTCTTAACATTGAACTTGTGCAACAG GTTGCTGAAGGTCTCCAGGAAGTGGAGTCTTGTGCAGTTACATGGTATAATCAGGAAAAATTAATTCTGTTCATGGTGTCCAAAAATGATTTAGTAAAGGATTACATCTTTGAAGAACTGCAGAAACATCTTCCAAGTCATGCAATCCCGGATGAGCTTGTGTTGATTGATTCTCTGCCATTTACATCTCATG GCAAAATTGATGTTTCTGAGTTAAACAAGATTTATTTAAACTACATAAACTTGAAGTCTGAGTGTAAGCTCAATGGAAAAGAGGAACTTTGGGAAAAATTACAGCATTTGTGGAAG TCTATTCTGAGTCTCTCAGAAGATCCTTTGAGGATTCCTGATGAGTCACTCTTCTTAAATAGTGGTGGAGATTCCTTAAAGTCCATACGGCTCCTCAATGAGATTGAAAAACTTGTTGGCACATCAGTACCTGGGCTTCTGGAAATTATTCTTAACAGTTCCATTTTAGAGATTTACAATCACATCGTTCAAACAGTATTTCCAGATGAAGATCTGACATTTAGCAAGAATTAtgccacaaaaagaaaattcagcgACATTAATCAAGAGACCAGTGGAAAATCTTTACATCAGAACTCTGTCATGCCTTTAAATTGTGACAAGAAGATAAATGCTTTTATTGCACTGAGCAGAGGGGGTCAGATTTTGTCTGTGAATACTACGAGGCCTTTAACTAAGTTAGGACATTGCCCTTCAGCCTGTTCTTCTGATTTAATTTCACAGACTAACACTCAAAATGTAGAAAGCTTAAATCCTCCAGCTCTTAGTGGGAAATCAAAAGATCCATCCTGTGTTGCAGAATTCTTTTCTGAAGAGGGAACACCTGTGATAGAGGCTGAGAAGATGGAGTTATGTGTGAGGTGGATGTCAGACACAGGCAAATGTGTAGATGCTTCACCTCTGGTTGTAATACCAGCTGTTGATAAGTCATCTGCAACTGTGTACATTGGCTCCCATTCTCACAGAATGATGGCAGTTGACCTTTACTCTGGGAAGGTGAAATGGGAACAGATTTTGGGAGATCGAGTTGAATCCTCAGCATGTGTATCTAAGTGTGGAAACTTTATTGTAGTAG GCTGTTATAACGGGTTAGTTTATGTTCTGAAAAGTAGTAGTGGAGAAAAATACTGGACATTTACTACTGAGGATGCTGTCAAAAGCTCAGCAACCATGGATCCAACCACAGGACTCCTTTACATTGGATCTCATGACCAGCATGCATATGCTTTGGATATTTAT AAAAAGAAGTGTGTTTGGAAGTTAAAATGTGGAGCGactgtcttttcttctccttgtttgAGCCTGACTCCACATCACTTGTATTTTGCTACTCTGGGAGGACTTTTACTGGCTGTAAATCCT GCTACTGGGAACAGAATTTGGAAACATTCCTGTGGAAAAccactcttctcttctccacGGTGTTGCCTACAGTATATTTGTATTGGCTGTGTAGATGGAAATTTACTGTGCTTTACTCACTTTGGAGAACAG GTTTGGCAGTTCTGTACCAGTGAACCAATCTTTTCATCCCCATGTACCTCAGCATCAgagcaagaaatattttttggttCCCATGACTGCTTTATCTACTGTTGTAATACAAAAGGTCACCTCCAATGGAAATTTGAAACTACTTCAAGGGTATATTCAACACCGTTTAATTTCCATAACTACAACCGTAGTGATGAAATGTTGCTGGCAGCAGCTTCTACTGATGGGAAACTGTGGATCTTGGAATCTAAAAGTGGGCAATTGCAAAGTGTGTATAGACTTCCTGGAGAAGTCTTTTCTTCTCCTGTGGTATGGGAGTCAATGCTTATTATTGGATGTagaaataattatgtttattGTCTGGATTTATTGGGTGGCAATCAAAAATAA
- the AASDH gene encoding beta-alanine-activating enzyme isoform X6, which translates to MYSAKHSAFSATPTLLRRFGSQLIKSTVLSTSTSLRVLALGGEAFPSLTVLKSWRGVGNKTQIFNIYGITEVSSWATFYRIPEKTLNSTLKCELPVQLGFPLLGTVVEVRDTDGFAIQEGDGQVFLGGRNRVCFLDDEVTVPLGTMRATGDFVTVKDGEIFFLGRKDSQIKRHGKRLNIELVQQVAEGLQEVESCAVTWYNQEKLILFMVSKNDLVKDYIFEELQKHLPSHAIPDELVLIDSLPFTSHGKIDVSELNKIYLNYINLKSECKLNGKEELWEKLQHLWKSILSLSEDPLRIPDESLFLNSGGDSLKSIRLLNEIEKLVGTSVPGLLEIILNSSILEIYNHIVQTVFPDEDLTFSKNYATKRKFSDINQETSGKSLHQNSVMPLNCDKKINAFIALSRGGQILSVNTTRPLTKLGHCPSACSSDLISQTNTQNVESLNPPALSGKSKDPSCVAEFFSEEGTPVIEAEKMELCVRWMSDTGKCVDASPLVVIPAVDKSSATVYIGSHSHRMMAVDLYSGKVKWEQILGDRVESSACVSKCGNFIVVGCYNGLVYVLKSSSGEKYWTFTTEDAVKSSATMDPTTGLLYIGSHDQHAYALDIYKKKCVWKLKCGATVFSSPCLSLTPHHLYFATLGGLLLAVNPATGNRIWKHSCGKPLFSSPRCCLQYICIGCVDGNLLCFTHFGEQVWQFCTSEPIFSSPCTSASEQEIFFGSHDCFIYCCNTKGHLQWKFETTSRVYSTPFNFHNYNRSDEMLLAAASTDGKLWILESKSGQLQSVYRLPGEVFSSPVVWESMLIIGCRNNYVYCLDLLGGNQK; encoded by the exons ATGTATAGTGCCAAACATTCAGCATTTTCG GCAACACCAACATTGCTTAGAAGATTTGGATCTCAGCTTATCAAGTCAACTGTTCTATCAACTAGTACTTCTCTTCGAGTATTAGCCCTTGGTGGTGAAGCATTTCCATCATTGACTGTTCTCAAAAGCTGGAGAGGAGTAGgcaataaaacacaaatatttaatatttatggtATCACAGAGGTATCAAGTTGGGCGACTTTTTACAGGATTCCAGAGAAGACTCTTAACTCTACTTTGAA ATGTGAATTGCCTGTACAACTGGGATTTCCGCTGCTTGGAACAGTAGTTGAAGTTAGAGATACTGATGGTTTCGCAATTCAAGAAGGCGATGGCCAAGTATTTTTag GTGGGAGAAACAGAGTATGTTTTCTTGATGACGAAGTGACAGTACCACTTGGCACAATGCGAGCCACAGGAGACTTTGTGACTGTGAAAGATGGAGAGATATTTTTCTTGGGACGAAAGGACAGTCAGATTAAACGTCATGGCAAACGTCTTAACATTGAACTTGTGCAACAG GTTGCTGAAGGTCTCCAGGAAGTGGAGTCTTGTGCAGTTACATGGTATAATCAGGAAAAATTAATTCTGTTCATGGTGTCCAAAAATGATTTAGTAAAGGATTACATCTTTGAAGAACTGCAGAAACATCTTCCAAGTCATGCAATCCCGGATGAGCTTGTGTTGATTGATTCTCTGCCATTTACATCTCATG GCAAAATTGATGTTTCTGAGTTAAACAAGATTTATTTAAACTACATAAACTTGAAGTCTGAGTGTAAGCTCAATGGAAAAGAGGAACTTTGGGAAAAATTACAGCATTTGTGGAAG TCTATTCTGAGTCTCTCAGAAGATCCTTTGAGGATTCCTGATGAGTCACTCTTCTTAAATAGTGGTGGAGATTCCTTAAAGTCCATACGGCTCCTCAATGAGATTGAAAAACTTGTTGGCACATCAGTACCTGGGCTTCTGGAAATTATTCTTAACAGTTCCATTTTAGAGATTTACAATCACATCGTTCAAACAGTATTTCCAGATGAAGATCTGACATTTAGCAAGAATTAtgccacaaaaagaaaattcagcgACATTAATCAAGAGACCAGTGGAAAATCTTTACATCAGAACTCTGTCATGCCTTTAAATTGTGACAAGAAGATAAATGCTTTTATTGCACTGAGCAGAGGGGGTCAGATTTTGTCTGTGAATACTACGAGGCCTTTAACTAAGTTAGGACATTGCCCTTCAGCCTGTTCTTCTGATTTAATTTCACAGACTAACACTCAAAATGTAGAAAGCTTAAATCCTCCAGCTCTTAGTGGGAAATCAAAAGATCCATCCTGTGTTGCAGAATTCTTTTCTGAAGAGGGAACACCTGTGATAGAGGCTGAGAAGATGGAGTTATGTGTGAGGTGGATGTCAGACACAGGCAAATGTGTAGATGCTTCACCTCTGGTTGTAATACCAGCTGTTGATAAGTCATCTGCAACTGTGTACATTGGCTCCCATTCTCACAGAATGATGGCAGTTGACCTTTACTCTGGGAAGGTGAAATGGGAACAGATTTTGGGAGATCGAGTTGAATCCTCAGCATGTGTATCTAAGTGTGGAAACTTTATTGTAGTAG GCTGTTATAACGGGTTAGTTTATGTTCTGAAAAGTAGTAGTGGAGAAAAATACTGGACATTTACTACTGAGGATGCTGTCAAAAGCTCAGCAACCATGGATCCAACCACAGGACTCCTTTACATTGGATCTCATGACCAGCATGCATATGCTTTGGATATTTAT AAAAAGAAGTGTGTTTGGAAGTTAAAATGTGGAGCGactgtcttttcttctccttgtttgAGCCTGACTCCACATCACTTGTATTTTGCTACTCTGGGAGGACTTTTACTGGCTGTAAATCCT GCTACTGGGAACAGAATTTGGAAACATTCCTGTGGAAAAccactcttctcttctccacGGTGTTGCCTACAGTATATTTGTATTGGCTGTGTAGATGGAAATTTACTGTGCTTTACTCACTTTGGAGAACAG GTTTGGCAGTTCTGTACCAGTGAACCAATCTTTTCATCCCCATGTACCTCAGCATCAgagcaagaaatattttttggttCCCATGACTGCTTTATCTACTGTTGTAATACAAAAGGTCACCTCCAATGGAAATTTGAAACTACTTCAAGGGTATATTCAACACCGTTTAATTTCCATAACTACAACCGTAGTGATGAAATGTTGCTGGCAGCAGCTTCTACTGATGGGAAACTGTGGATCTTGGAATCTAAAAGTGGGCAATTGCAAAGTGTGTATAGACTTCCTGGAGAAGTCTTTTCTTCTCCTGTGGTATGGGAGTCAATGCTTATTATTGGATGTagaaataattatgtttattGTCTGGATTTATTGGGTGGCAATCAAAAATAA